The following are from one region of the Heterodontus francisci isolate sHetFra1 unplaced genomic scaffold, sHetFra1.hap1 HAP1_SCAFFOLD_1264, whole genome shotgun sequence genome:
- the LOC137360201 gene encoding unconventional myosin-XV-like encodes MLQHIHFSSLFRQDYQFIQTICNHCVSQDSASQLQGSFLTKYTGDILDASDLHRLAHYKQLLCTAWDDIPGQFDVECVGAQLRHSGIMEAIHIRKEGYPVRILLPDFTSRYSILLGWKKENSSDSELCSSILEKITEKTPGFYQLGLTKVFLKKKLFNQLEYCWQKTQNWAALTIQKNIRGFINRKNFRHFKHKIVIIQSNIRGHQARTRYKKLKRTLMRFGTAVVISRAIAHRRRNQEKSTEQLKIPGW; translated from the exons ATGCTACAACATATACATTTCTCCAGTTTGTTCAGACAGGATTATCAGTTTATCCAGACAATCTGTAACCATTGTGTTTCCCAGGATTCTGCTTCCCAACTTCAGGGCTCCTTTCTCACCA AATACACAGGTGACATATTGGACGCATCAGATCTGCACAGATTGGCCCACTATAAGCAGCTTCTGTGTACTGCTTGGGATGAC ATCCCTGGCCAGTTTGACGTGGAGTGCGTTGGCGCCCAGCTCAGACATTCTGGAATTATGGAGGCAATCCACATTCGAAAGGAAGGCTATCCTGTCAGAATTCTGCTCCCAGACTTTACCAGCAG GTACAGCATTTTACTGGGGTGGAAAAAGGAGAATTCCTCAGACAGTGaactctgctcttctattctagagAAGATTACAGAGAAGACTCCGGGGTTCTATCAGCTAGGACTCACCAAG GTGTTTCTGAAGAAGAAGCTTTTCAATCAATTGGAGTATTGTTGGCAGAAGACCCAGAACTGGGCGGCTCTCACCATTCAGAAGAACATTCGTGGCTTCATTAACAGAAAGAACTTCCGGCACTTCAAACACAAGATAGTCATTATCCAGTCTAACATCAGGGGACACCAGGCCAG GACTCGCTACAAGAAGTTGAAGAGGACCTTAATGCGGTTTGGAACGGCAGTGGTCATCTCACGAGCCATTGCTCACAGGAGACGCAATCAG GAGAAATCCACAGAGCAATTGAAGATTCCTGGATGGTAG